The Xyrauchen texanus isolate HMW12.3.18 chromosome 38, RBS_HiC_50CHRs, whole genome shotgun sequence genome window below encodes:
- the her13 gene encoding hairy-related 13: MAPAVRLGKNGCAMEEDDFYAVKGDRKTRKPLVEKKRRARINESLQELRTLLADNDLQAKTENAEVLEMTVKRVENILQNRSQENDAMNREASERFAAGYIQCMHEVHTFVSTCPGLDANVSAELLSHLLECMPLNEDHLQDMIMDLISEPPSSSGSWPAGEALSPGGHSVSDLSSVLSPPLSNPSSEDLCSDLEETEPEASPASAEDRLNSTITQSKFMWRPW; encoded by the exons ATGGCCCCCGCCGTTCGTCTCGGTAAAAACGGTTGCGCGATGGAGGAGGATGACTTTTATGCCGTTAAAGGTGACAGAAAG ACGCGAAAACCTTTAGTGGAGAAGAAAAGGCGAGCGCGCATAAATGAAAGCCTGCAGGAACTGCGGACACTGCTCGCGGATAATGAT CTGCAGGCAAAGACGGAGAATGCAGAGGTGCTTGAAATGACAGTTAAACGAGTTGAAAACATCCTACAGAACCGTTCTCAGG AGAATGACGCTATGAACCGCGAGGCCAGCGAGAGATTTGCCGCAGGTTATATCCAGTGCATGCATGAGGTGCACACTTTTGTGTCAACGTGCCCGGGGCTCGATGCCAATGTGTCGGCTGAGCTGCTCAGTCACCTGCTGGAGTGCATGCCGTTAAACGAGGACCACCTTCAAGATATGATCATGGATCTCATATCAGAGCCTCCCTCCTCTAGTGGATCATGGCCAGCCGGAGAAGCACTGAGTCCAGGAGGCCACAGTGTGTCCGACCTGTCCTCAGTACTGTCCCCACCCCTGTCCAACCCTTCCAGTGAGGATCTCTGCTCTGACCTGGAGGAGACAGAGCCAGAAGCAAGCCCAGCATCTGCCGAGGACCGCCTAAACTCCACCATCACACAGTCCAAGTTCATGTGGAGGCCATGGTAG
- the her8.2 gene encoding hairy-related 8.2: MTATNLQQNAGQRHISAKEERKLRKPLIERKRRERINHCLDQLRETVVGAFRLDQSKLEKADILEMTVKHLQNIQSNMSSDPVLDAESQQRYSTGYIQCMQEVHNLLLSCDWMDKTLGSRLLNHLLKSLPRSANDCPQPPKNCLTSISSNHSETVGFHADELESPRTCLPPSVLPSPILDMWRPW, from the exons ATGACTGCTACCAACCTCCAGCAGAATGCAGGTCAAAGGCACATCAGTGCCAAAGAGGAGAGGAAG CTACGGAAACCCCTCAttgagagaaagaggagagagagaataaatCACTGTCTGGATCAACTGAGAGAGACTGTAGTTGGAGCATTCAGGCTTGAT CAATCTAAGTTGGAGAAGGCAGATATTCTGGAGATGACTGTGAAACATTTGCAGAATATCCAGAGCAATATGTCATCTG ATCCCGTGCTGGATGCCGAGTCCCAACAGAGGTACAGTACTGGGTACATCCAGTGCATGCAGGAAGTTCACAATCTTCTACTCTCCTGTGACTGGATGGACAAAACCCTTGGCTCCCGCCTTCTCAACCACTTGCTCAAATCTCTCCCGAGATCAGCCAACGACTGCCCTCAGCCACCCAAGAACTGCCTGACAAGTATTTCTTCTAACCATAGTGAGACAGTTGGTTTCCATGCTGATGAGTTGGAGAGCCCAAGAACCTGCCTTCCTCCTTCTGTCCTGCCGAGTCCCATTCTTGACATGTGGAGGCCCTGGTGA